The following are from one region of the Leptospira wolbachii serovar Codice str. CDC genome:
- a CDS encoding helix-turn-helix domain-containing protein → MKPKTKNFDSLLKKEIKEKNFKAEYDALANEFTLAKEIIKLRKKRHLTQKDLALKIGTSQPAIARLESGNYRNLSLSFINKLAKALDAEPVIHLKSKNI, encoded by the coding sequence TTGAAACCAAAAACGAAAAATTTTGATTCTCTTTTAAAAAAAGAGATTAAAGAAAAGAATTTCAAAGCTGAGTATGATGCCTTAGCAAATGAATTTACTCTTGCCAAAGAAATTATTAAATTAAGAAAAAAAAGGCATTTAACTCAAAAAGATTTAGCGTTAAAAATAGGAACATCACAGCCTGCAATAGCAAGATTGGAATCAGGAAATTATAGAAATCTATCTTTATCCTTTATAAATAAACTTGCAAAAGCATTAGATGCAGAACCAGTCATACATCTAAAAAGCAAAAATATTTAG